Proteins encoded by one window of Hafnia alvei:
- a CDS encoding helix-turn-helix domain-containing protein translates to MENVITNNSFLRLALEEIIIFTSAELKEKKIAIIDIDINDTYGVNLSSIKSADKCIILCAKKVFLLLRLFTECINGNVFWVDKNDSIDKIKYRLSSLIHSRLSDNTSIRSATYLTSMESKILYFTMHGMTNIQSAKILKTGAKIISSHKRNIMIKVGAKSKQELYYLAKPIYTGGLFK, encoded by the coding sequence ATGGAAAATGTTATTACCAACAATAGTTTTCTACGTTTAGCCTTAGAGGAGATCATCATTTTCACCTCTGCTGAACTCAAGGAGAAGAAAATAGCAATTATTGATATTGATATTAATGATACCTACGGTGTCAATTTGTCATCAATAAAAAGTGCCGACAAATGTATTATCCTTTGTGCTAAAAAAGTATTTTTACTCTTGAGACTATTTACTGAATGCATCAATGGAAATGTATTTTGGGTTGATAAAAATGATTCTATCGACAAGATAAAGTATCGGTTATCTAGTCTAATTCATTCACGACTGTCTGATAACACATCGATTAGATCGGCGACTTACCTCACGAGCATGGAGTCAAAAATCCTATATTTCACAATGCATGGAATGACGAATATTCAAAGCGCAAAAATACTTAAAACTGGGGCGAAAATAATTAGTTCACATAAGCGAAACATTATGATCAAAGTAGGTGCGAAAAGTAAACAAGAGTTGTATTACCTTGCAAAGCCGATATACACAGGCGGTCTATTCAAATAA
- the lysS gene encoding lysine--tRNA ligase: MSEQQSQGADQALDLNNEMQSRREKLAALRKEGIAFPNDFRRDATSDKLHSLYDEKDKAELEDLNIEVSVAGRMMTRRIMGKAAFVTLQDMGGRIQLYVARDDLPEGLYNDQFKKWDLGDIIGARGKVFRTQTGELSIHCTEIRLLTKALRPLPDKFHGLSDQETRYRQRYLDLIANEESRETFRIRSKTLAAIRSFMVNKGFMEVETPMMQVIPGGASARPFITHHNALDIDMYLRIAPELYLKRLVVGGFERVFEINRNFRNEGVSPRHNPEFTMMELYMAYADYKDLIVLTEDLFRTLTQEVLGSSIVQYGDQTFDFGKPFIKMTMKESINHYRPDIKMEDLDDLDKAIKIAESLGIKIEKSWGLGRIQCEIFDETAEKNLIQPTFITEYPAEVSPLARRNDDNPFITDRFEFFIGGREIGNGFSELNDAEDQAERFQDQVRAKDEGDDEAMFYDEDYVTSLEHGLPPTAGLGIGIDRMMMLFTNSHTIRDVILFPAMRPIK; encoded by the coding sequence ATGTCTGAACAACAATCACAAGGTGCCGATCAGGCTCTTGATCTTAACAACGAAATGCAGTCTCGCCGTGAAAAATTGGCCGCGCTGCGCAAGGAAGGGATCGCATTCCCTAACGATTTCCGCCGTGATGCTACTTCGGACAAGTTGCATAGCCTGTACGACGAAAAGGATAAAGCAGAACTCGAAGATCTGAACATCGAGGTTTCTGTTGCTGGTCGTATGATGACCCGCCGTATTATGGGTAAAGCTGCCTTCGTTACTCTGCAGGATATGGGTGGTCGCATCCAGCTGTATGTTGCACGTGACGATCTGCCAGAAGGCCTGTACAACGACCAGTTCAAAAAATGGGACTTGGGTGACATCATTGGTGCGCGCGGTAAAGTATTCCGCACTCAGACGGGTGAATTGTCTATCCATTGTACCGAAATTCGTCTGCTGACTAAGGCACTGCGCCCGCTGCCAGACAAATTCCACGGTCTGTCCGATCAGGAAACTCGCTATCGTCAGCGTTATCTTGATCTGATCGCTAACGAAGAGTCTCGCGAGACTTTCCGTATTCGTTCTAAAACTCTGGCTGCTATCCGTAGCTTTATGGTGAACAAAGGCTTCATGGAAGTGGAAACTCCTATGATGCAAGTGATCCCTGGTGGTGCTTCTGCACGTCCATTCATCACTCACCACAATGCGCTGGATATCGATATGTATCTACGTATCGCGCCAGAACTGTACCTGAAACGTCTGGTTGTGGGTGGCTTCGAACGCGTATTCGAAATCAACCGTAACTTCCGTAACGAAGGCGTTTCTCCGCGTCATAACCCAGAGTTCACCATGATGGAACTCTATATGGCTTACGCGGATTACAAAGATCTGATCGTTCTGACCGAAGATCTGTTCCGTACTCTGACTCAGGAAGTTCTGGGCAGCAGCATTGTTCAGTACGGCGACCAGACTTTCGACTTCGGCAAACCTTTCATCAAAATGACCATGAAAGAGTCCATCAACCACTATCGTCCAGACATTAAAATGGAAGATTTGGATGACTTGGATAAAGCGATCAAAATCGCAGAATCTTTGGGCATTAAGATCGAGAAGAGCTGGGGCCTAGGCCGTATTCAGTGTGAAATCTTTGACGAAACCGCAGAGAAAAACCTGATTCAGCCAACCTTCATCACCGAATATCCAGCAGAGGTTTCTCCGCTGGCTCGTCGTAACGATGATAACCCGTTCATCACTGACCGCTTCGAGTTCTTCATCGGCGGCCGTGAAATTGGTAACGGCTTCTCCGAGCTTAACGATGCGGAAGATCAGGCTGAACGCTTCCAGGATCAGGTTCGTGCGAAAGACGAAGGTGATGACGAAGCGATGTTCTACGATGAAGACTATGTGACTTCTCTGGAACACGGTTTGCCACCAACCGCAGGTCTGGGTATTGGTATCGACCGTATGATGATGCTGTTCACCAACAGCCATACCATCCGTGACGTGATCCTGTTCCCAGCAATGCGTCCAATCAAATAA
- a CDS encoding CDP-alcohol phosphatidyltransferase family protein yields MTLYDIKPKFQNLLRPMVVKLHAGGVTANQVTLLAMLTSVFLGGLLMYFPTPILYISLPFYLFFRMALNAIDGMLAREFKQQSTLGAILNEVGDIISDAALYLAFAFLTGIAPWLVILVVLLSWLTEFCGVIAQTLTGIRNYRGPLGKSDRAFVLGALGLFIALWPQYVSVANIVFGIAALLLAWTCINRCRSALEAKNA; encoded by the coding sequence GTGACCTTATACGACATTAAACCTAAGTTTCAGAATCTATTAAGACCCATGGTTGTCAAACTCCACGCTGGGGGGGTGACGGCCAATCAGGTCACGCTACTGGCCATGCTGACGTCCGTATTTCTAGGCGGATTGCTGATGTATTTCCCTACACCAATTTTATATATTTCGCTGCCGTTTTATTTATTCTTTCGCATGGCGCTAAACGCTATCGACGGCATGCTGGCCAGAGAGTTTAAGCAGCAATCAACGCTCGGTGCCATTCTGAATGAAGTTGGCGACATTATTTCCGATGCTGCGCTCTACCTTGCTTTCGCTTTTTTAACCGGCATCGCGCCTTGGCTGGTGATACTCGTGGTACTGCTTTCCTGGCTCACCGAGTTTTGTGGTGTCATCGCCCAAACATTAACAGGGATCCGGAACTACCGCGGTCCACTCGGCAAAAGCGATCGAGCGTTTGTGCTTGGTGCATTAGGTCTATTTATTGCGCTCTGGCCTCAGTATGTCAGCGTTGCCAATATCGTATTTGGTATTGCGGCACTGTTACTTGCGTGGACCTGCATTAACCGCTGCCGCAGTGCTTTGGAGGCGAAAAATGCCTGA
- the prfB gene encoding peptide chain release factor 2 (programmed frameshift): protein MFEINPVKSRIQDLSDRTEVLRGYLDYDAKKERLEEVNAELEQPDVWNEPERAQALGKERSSLEEIVNTINQMTQGLDDVSGLLELAIEADDEETFNEAVVELDQLDAKLAQLEFRRMFSGEYDSADCYIDIQAGSGGTEAQDWASMLLRMFLRWAEAKGFKTEIIEESDGEVAGLKSATVKISGEYAYGWLRTETGVHRLVRKSPFDSGGRRHTSFSSAFVYPEVDDDIDIEINPADLRIDVYRASGAGGQHVNRTESAVRITHIPTNIVTQCQNDRSQHKNKDQAMRQLKAKLYEYEMQKKNAEKQVMEDNKSDIGWGSQIRSYVLDDSRIKDLRTGVETRNTQAVLDGDLDRFIEASLKAGL from the exons ATGTTTGAAATTAATCCGGTAAAAAGCCGTATCCAGGACCTGTCTGACCGGACAGAAGTTCTGAGGGGGTATCTT GACTATGATGCCAAGAAAGAACGGCTAGAAGAAGTTAACGCCGAGCTCGAGCAGCCCGACGTATGGAATGAGCCAGAACGCGCACAGGCGCTGGGCAAAGAACGTTCCTCGTTAGAAGAAATCGTTAATACCATCAATCAAATGACTCAGGGTCTGGATGATGTATCCGGATTGCTGGAGCTGGCTATCGAAGCCGACGACGAAGAGACCTTCAATGAGGCCGTCGTTGAGCTGGATCAGTTAGACGCCAAACTGGCTCAGTTAGAATTCCGTCGTATGTTCTCAGGTGAGTACGACAGCGCTGATTGTTATATCGACATTCAGGCCGGTTCTGGCGGGACAGAAGCACAGGACTGGGCAAGCATGTTGCTGCGTATGTTCCTGCGCTGGGCGGAAGCCAAAGGTTTCAAAACCGAAATTATTGAAGAATCAGACGGCGAAGTAGCCGGTCTGAAATCTGCGACCGTAAAAATCTCCGGTGAATATGCTTACGGCTGGCTGCGTACTGAAACTGGCGTTCATCGTCTGGTACGTAAAAGCCCGTTTGACTCTGGTGGTCGTCGTCATACGTCATTTAGCTCTGCGTTTGTGTACCCAGAAGTGGATGACGATATTGATATCGAGATCAATCCAGCCGATTTGCGTATTGACGTATACCGCGCCTCTGGTGCCGGTGGTCAGCACGTTAACCGTACGGAATCCGCAGTACGTATTACCCATATTCCGACCAACATTGTGACTCAGTGTCAGAATGACCGTTCTCAGCATAAGAACAAAGATCAGGCAATGCGTCAGCTGAAAGCTAAGCTGTACGAATACGAAATGCAGAAGAAAAATGCTGAGAAACAAGTGATGGAAGACAACAAGTCTGACATCGGTTGGGGGAGCCAAATCCGTTCTTACGTTCTGGATGACTCTCGCATTAAGGATTTACGTACTGGCGTTGAAACGCGTAATACACAGGCCGTGTTAGATGGCGACCTGGATAGATTCATTGAGGCAAGCTTGAAAGCCGGGTTATGA
- a CDS encoding phosphatidate cytidylyltransferase, with translation MPDTMHTLYYCLGGIFSVLLLATMIIFALKKLRPQRDWLELQQRINSWWVIICLFSLAMLSPKWLALTFFGFISFLSLKEYLTLAPTRRSDSVPLLWMYAAIPLQYIWIGMSWYGMFIIFIPIYVFLFLPARMVIVGDTKGFLHSASVMHWGMMTTVFALSHVAFLLTLPGINANAGALLVIFLVATTELNDIAQYLWGKSLGKIKVTPKVSPNKTLAGLIGGVMTTTLLAAIFGPLLTPMDWHHSLAAGVIIGLSGFCGDVVMSAIKRDFGVKDSGKLLPGHGGILDRMDSLIYTAPLFFHFYYYFYV, from the coding sequence ATGCCTGATACCATGCACACGCTATATTATTGCCTAGGCGGGATCTTCAGCGTTTTACTACTGGCGACTATGATTATCTTCGCCTTAAAAAAACTCCGTCCACAGCGCGATTGGTTGGAGTTACAACAACGCATCAATAGTTGGTGGGTAATCATTTGCCTATTTTCACTCGCGATGTTGTCACCCAAATGGCTGGCGCTGACTTTCTTCGGCTTTATCAGTTTTCTGTCATTAAAAGAGTACCTGACGCTAGCCCCAACGCGACGTTCAGACAGCGTGCCATTGCTATGGATGTACGCCGCAATTCCTCTGCAATATATCTGGATAGGCATGTCGTGGTACGGAATGTTCATTATCTTCATTCCTATTTATGTATTTTTATTCCTACCGGCTCGCATGGTTATCGTCGGCGATACCAAAGGATTCTTACATTCTGCGTCGGTCATGCACTGGGGCATGATGACCACGGTTTTTGCATTGAGTCACGTTGCCTTTCTGCTAACGCTGCCCGGCATTAATGCCAATGCGGGGGCTTTGCTGGTTATTTTCTTAGTCGCAACGACAGAGCTTAACGACATTGCCCAGTATCTGTGGGGTAAATCACTGGGCAAAATTAAAGTTACGCCTAAAGTCAGCCCAAATAAAACGCTGGCCGGATTAATCGGCGGAGTCATGACCACCACTCTGCTAGCAGCGATTTTTGGCCCACTTCTTACACCAATGGATTGGCACCATTCATTGGCGGCAGGTGTCATTATTGGCCTAAGTGGATTCTGCGGTGACGTGGTGATGTCAGCGATTAAACGAGACTTCGGCGTGAAAGACTCCGGCAAACTGCTGCCCGGGCACGGCGGTATTCTCGATCGCATGGACTCGCTGATTTATACCGCACCGCTGTTCTTCCATTTTTATTATTACTTTTACGTTTAA
- a CDS encoding Hcp family type VI secretion system effector, translating to MAIPAYLWLQGDGGADIKESVDVQDRDSSIEIAGFSHNLSIPTDRMTEKITGTRKHSAVLLQKEFDSSFPYLYKAVATGQTLTSAEFKWYTINDVGQEAEYFRILLEGVKVVGVSPVMHNTKAPTEETHSHLECIELRYEKNTRKYCNGNVQFTDAWNGRAQA from the coding sequence ATGGCTATTCCAGCTTACCTATGGCTCCAAGGCGATGGCGGTGCGGACATTAAGGAATCTGTAGACGTTCAAGACCGGGACAGCAGCATTGAGATCGCCGGGTTTTCTCATAATCTGAGTATTCCAACTGACAGAATGACGGAAAAGATCACAGGAACCCGCAAGCACTCAGCCGTGCTACTTCAAAAAGAATTTGATAGTTCCTTCCCTTACCTCTATAAAGCTGTTGCCACTGGTCAGACGCTAACATCTGCTGAGTTTAAATGGTACACGATCAACGATGTAGGACAGGAAGCGGAATATTTCCGTATCCTGCTTGAAGGTGTGAAAGTTGTCGGTGTTTCTCCAGTTATGCACAACACTAAAGCCCCTACCGAAGAGACGCATAGCCATCTTGAGTGCATAGAGCTTCGCTATGAAAAAAACACCAGAAAATACTGCAATGGTAACGTACAGTTTACCGACGCATGGAATGGGAGAGCGCAAGCGTGA
- a CDS encoding lysophospholipid acyltransferase family protein, which produces MNRMLRWIFTLCVAYPVVWIWLGVRVSNRKKLPIDGPAIIVANHNSHLDVLTLFTLFPLSTLVNVQPVAAADYFLKNKLISWFALKVIGIIPVYRGAHQTNPLQACVDALNEKKIVIIFPEGTRGEPGKFSEIKSGIWHLSQQCPEVPIIPVYMHGLDRSMGKGQKIPVPFFIDIFIDDALFYDADKITFKRSLLNRFVALQQVATRKTA; this is translated from the coding sequence ATGAACCGCATGCTGCGCTGGATTTTTACGCTATGCGTTGCCTATCCCGTGGTTTGGATTTGGCTCGGTGTTCGTGTCTCTAACCGTAAAAAATTACCGATAGATGGCCCAGCGATTATCGTAGCGAATCACAATAGCCATCTCGACGTGCTGACACTATTCACCCTATTTCCGCTCTCAACGTTGGTCAACGTGCAGCCCGTCGCAGCGGCAGATTACTTTTTGAAAAACAAGTTGATTAGTTGGTTTGCACTGAAGGTGATCGGCATCATCCCTGTTTATCGTGGAGCCCATCAGACCAACCCGTTACAAGCCTGCGTTGATGCATTAAATGAAAAGAAAATTGTGATTATTTTTCCCGAGGGCACACGCGGAGAGCCGGGTAAATTTTCAGAAATAAAATCCGGCATCTGGCATTTGAGCCAGCAATGCCCTGAAGTTCCCATTATTCCTGTCTATATGCACGGCCTTGACCGTTCGATGGGAAAAGGCCAAAAGATTCCGGTGCCTTTCTTTATCGACATCTTTATTGATGACGCCTTGTTTTATGACGCGGACAAAATCACATTTAAGCGATCGCTATTAAATCGTTTTGTCGCTTTACAGCAGGTTGCTACAAGGAAAACAGCATGA
- a CDS encoding polymorphic toxin type 44 domain-containing protein produces the protein MRYPTLAVSPHPPFDVSSFAPFDVNIVNNMMMARFHRGPSALTYTWFYQQVRGHGPWDYKQRGKQFENFGNFHYGAVGHAAGMTDEVLLRGAGWAQSRAGTTNPAFGNWYGLTPYGDDPNDQYWIRAGINYAKRSGF, from the coding sequence GTGAGATATCCAACATTAGCGGTATCACCTCACCCGCCGTTTGATGTGTCCTCTTTCGCCCCGTTTGATGTGAATATCGTCAATAACATGATGATGGCTCGCTTTCACCGTGGCCCGTCCGCTCTTACGTATACATGGTTTTATCAGCAGGTAAGAGGGCATGGCCCATGGGATTACAAACAGCGCGGTAAACAGTTTGAGAATTTTGGTAACTTCCATTACGGTGCGGTTGGTCACGCTGCCGGAATGACTGATGAAGTGTTACTCCGGGGGGCTGGATGGGCGCAAAGTCGAGCAGGTACAACAAACCCGGCTTTCGGTAATTGGTATGGTTTAACACCTTACGGTGATGATCCTAACGACCAATATTGGATAAGAGCAGGCATCAACTATGCAAAACGCTCTGGCTTTTAA
- a CDS encoding GGDEF domain-containing protein, which produces MKLSDDISTRSTNFHHFITIASLVVSLICFVMFYYKIDKMNSDLEGVLSISIMKSEYLTKINDIIYSRVEKDESYQKNVAGIYKTYVSDIFNSKISDAVKFEEEHFAENIYLKARDQDARQIYHDIAIDNNRFPELAKNLLDQTKATYNRQLIILILIPTLMALLRCIQSIYYFYSLRKLRGNYMIDPLTGVYNRRYLPRIRETEGICYILAIDVDNFKTVNDTWGHAFGDTVLQQCTYRMKEHLRDHDIVVRMGGDEFSIFLFKTDEVGAQRAAQRLLDTINEQALELPDGGTFTPSLSIGMAKCHGNVELAMNIADQNLYKSKKKGKNTISFGGDK; this is translated from the coding sequence ATGAAGCTCAGTGACGACATTTCTACACGTTCAACCAACTTTCATCATTTCATCACTATAGCTTCGCTGGTAGTGAGTTTGATCTGTTTTGTTATGTTCTACTACAAAATTGATAAAATGAACTCAGACCTAGAAGGCGTTCTCAGTATTTCAATCATGAAGTCTGAATATTTGACTAAAATAAACGATATCATTTATTCACGTGTAGAAAAAGATGAGTCATATCAAAAAAATGTCGCTGGGATTTATAAAACCTATGTCAGTGATATTTTTAACTCAAAAATTTCGGATGCAGTAAAGTTTGAAGAAGAGCATTTTGCAGAGAATATTTATCTCAAAGCACGCGATCAGGATGCTCGTCAAATTTATCATGATATTGCTATTGATAATAATCGCTTTCCTGAGTTGGCAAAGAACTTATTAGACCAAACCAAAGCAACGTATAACCGACAATTGATCATTCTTATTTTGATCCCAACGCTGATGGCGCTGTTGCGTTGCATTCAATCAATCTACTATTTTTATTCTCTGCGCAAGCTGCGTGGTAACTACATGATTGACCCACTCACGGGTGTCTATAACCGTCGCTATTTGCCACGCATTCGTGAAACTGAGGGTATTTGCTATATTTTGGCCATTGATGTGGATAACTTTAAAACGGTTAATGATACTTGGGGCCACGCATTTGGTGATACGGTCTTGCAGCAATGTACCTATCGCATGAAAGAGCATCTTCGCGATCACGATATCGTGGTTCGCATGGGCGGCGATGAGTTTTCAATCTTCTTGTTTAAAACCGACGAAGTTGGCGCACAAAGAGCAGCTCAACGTTTGCTAGATACCATTAACGAACAGGCGCTTGAATTGCCTGATGGCGGAACATTTACGCCATCACTCTCTATTGGCATGGCTAAATGTCATGGGAATGTCGAATTGGCGATGAATATTGCGGACCAAAATCTGTATAAGTCGAAGAAGAAAGGAAAAAATACGATTTCGTTCGGAGGAGATAAGTAA